Proteins co-encoded in one Brassica oleracea var. oleracea cultivar TO1000 chromosome C4, BOL, whole genome shotgun sequence genomic window:
- the LOC106337581 gene encoding uncharacterized protein LOC106337581 isoform X2 has protein sequence MLFVFVFLIVNAMASPQFEIASLRSNFGCIILRDRNQRQNNHDAVFKKNPKKKNKSRLGSPEKPRTGKGNNFSDSTKRNDKRGGASSLVQIWEARLNRSSAGNSSPVHGQATESVQEETNLSAPPIDGESESENESKNNDPTVEVESGALVTVSDPGESKWGRVAEIIRKLKLTAGDNVGAADVLNVKTPKQEKSSFPVVTCSPRLRGRQAFSDLLMRLERDRHRELESLAGRNAVSKFTQRGRLQSMLRLRTLKRGLVIQDRHLSSAKTPDLSRFEFGSTVVNLRERFGANATSEAERKKRQETTLEIERSTESMKPKDTTILLETSSTERLSPRNHKIEEANSRNKETEAKMSYRQLQETTVQEALKRKTDNTSPHTIVTLQEPRTLEKEVANIVESRTYGTHETPFLESQETSFVWEYQEEYEDEQSYYGEMSSDWFTEISRPRTYWEDLRKSRYLEVMNTRSDKDDICRLLERTVSDFLQSELREKIDKLMISRVQTHPVQRIEEAGKEEQECDIGQGEDEDDEEVRDDLSHTSSQLFAPSPAGSWSSQDIGVSSTPDLSPLHTPQSTEMEIISELRTQILQLQLDMSELRDSVKTCLDVNATLQKSVHRENPLKRKCFVCNESQVETLLYRCGHMCTCLRCANELQCNGGKCPICRAKILDVVRVFLDSST, from the exons ATGTTGTTTGTCTTCGTCTTCTTGATCGTTAACGCAATGGCGTCTCCTCAGTTTGAGATCGCCTCTTTGCGATCTAACTTCGGATGTATCATCCTCAGAGATCGCAACCAAAGGCAGAACAACCACGACGCCGTTTTCAAAAAGAATCCGAAAAAGAAGAACAAAAGCCGTCTTGGGTCGCCGGAGAAACCACGTACCGGCAAAGGAAACAACTTTTCCGACAGCACGAAGAGAAACGACAAACGTGGAGGAGCTTCTTCTCTTGTGCAGATATGGGAGGCGAGGCTGAACCGATCCAGCGCCGGAAACTCATCGCCGGTCCATGGCCAAGCGACAGAGAGCGTTCAAGAAGAAACCAACCTTTCGGCTCCACCCATCGACGGAGAGTCTGAATCCGAGAACGAGTCTAAGAATAATGATCCAACAGTGGAGGTTGAATCCGGTGCTCTCGTTACGGTTTCTGATCCCGGAGAGAGCAAATGGGGCCGGGTCGCTGAGATTATCCGGAAACTGAAGCTAACCGCCGGCGATAACGTCGGTGCCGCCGACGTGCTGAACGTTAAAACGCCGAAGCAGGAGAAAAGTAGTTTTCCGGTGGTTACTTGTTCGCCGCGGCTCCGAGGACGGCAAGCTTTCTCCGATTTGCTTATGCGTTTGGAACGCGACCGTCATCGCGAATTGGAGTCGCTTGCTGGACGCAACGCAGTTTCTAAATTTACTCAACGCGGTCGCCTCCAG TCAATGTTGAGGTTAAGGACTCTCAAACGCGGCCTAGTGATTCAAGACCGTCATCTTTCTAGCGCAAAAACACCTGATCTGAGTCGCTTTGAATTTGGTTCTACAGTTGTTAACCTAAG GGAAAGATTCGGGGCAAACGCCACTTCTGAAGCAGAACGGAAGAAGAGACAAGAAACTACCTTAGAAATAGAGAGAAGTACCGAGAGCATGAAGCCAAAAGACACTACTATTCTTCTAGAAACGTCTTCCACAGAGCGGTTAAGCCCTCGAAACCACAAGATAGAGGAAGCAAACTCACGCAACAAAGAAACCGAAGCAAAGATGAGTTACCGTCAGCTGCAAGAAACCACGGTACAAGAAGCTTTGAAAAGAAAAACTGATAACACAAGCCCCCACACCATCGTAACTCTTCAAGAACCGCGTACACTGGAGAAGGAAGTGGCGAACATTGTGGAAAGCCGTACATATGGAACTCATGAAACACCGTTCCTTGAGTCACAAGAAACGTCGTTTGTATGGGAATATCAAGAAGAGTATGAGGATGAACAATCTTATTACGGAGAAATGAGCAGCGACTGGTTTACTGAAATATCTCGGCCTCGGACTTACTGGGAAGATCTGAGGAAATCGCGCTACTTGGAAGTGATGAACACTCGATCTGACAAAGACGATATATGCAGACTCCTTGAGAG AACAGTATCTGATTTCCTCCAGAGCGAATTGCGAGAGAAGATCGATAAGCTCATGATTTCCCGTGTTCAGACACATCCGGTTCAGAGAATCGAGGAAGCTGGTAAAGAGGAACAAGAATGTGACATAGGCCAAGGAGAAGATGAAGACGACGAAGAAGTCAGAGATGACTTGAGCCACACGTCATCGCAGTTATTTGCCCCATCACCGGCAGGATCATGGAGTTCTCAGGACATAGGAGTTTCTTCCACACCTGACTTATCACCTCTGCACACTCCTCAGTCTACT GAGATGGAGATTATAAGCGAATTGAGAACACAGATTCTACAGCTCCAGCTAGACATGTCGGAGCTACGTGACTCTGTCAAAACGTGTTTGGACGTAAACGCTACCCTTCAAAAGTCAGTTCACCGCGAAAATCCCCTGAAACGCAAATGCTTCGTTTGTAACGAATCGCAAGTTGAAACACTTCTATACAG GTGCGGACACATGTGCACATGCCTAAGATGCGCAAACGAACTACAATGTAATGGCGGGAAATGCCCTATTTGTCGTGCTAAGATTCTAGACGTTGTTCGCGTCTTCCTCGATTCAAGCACCTAA
- the LOC106341152 gene encoding uncharacterized protein LOC106341152 translates to MSPPSLIVLEDGLTNKWSNDEWQRLGVFSGENPNPTFNFLVKNPLTVSPVLSRPSLKDESFRMVLPLAMSPPRDNAVPLPVLPEPMMKPRKKLGHQESMFSFGKARCPMKNFIHEEEEEFKCNAFCLSLRGFGKQKHVRSPKSNDDSSVKKKKMTKASSFSHSTVSLNASFEKFECGSWASTTTALARENNRLYFDLPVEMIKCGRGSGGEVQEPTSLGFFFDKERESLPLRSVLKTSRSERQQRGCSAETSPHRRVRFSTTTSVSCPTSPRSCITPRLLKARDDFNTFLAAQNA, encoded by the coding sequence ATGTCTCCTCCATCGTTGATTGTGTTAGAAGATGGTCTAACCAACAAATGGAGCAATGACGAGTGGCAGCGTCTCGGCGTTTTCTCCGGAGAAAACCCTAACCCTACTTTCAATTTCTTAGTGAAGAATCCGCTGACAGTTTCACCGGTTCTCTCCCGCCCATCTCTTAAAGATGAAAGCTTCAGGATGGTTTTACCTTTGGCCATGTCTCCGCCAAGAGACAACGCCGTGCCGCTTCCTGTTCTTCCCGAGCCGATGATGAAGCCACGGAAGAAGCTTGGCCACCAAGAATCCATGTTTTCTTTTGGAAAAGCTAGGTGTCCCATGAAAAACTTCATCCACGAAGAAGAAGAAGAGTTCAAGTGCAACGCCTTCTGTCTCTCCCTCCGTGGATTTGGCAAGCAAAAACATGTGAGGTCACCGAAAAGCAACGACGATTCGTCTGTAAAAAAGAAGAAGATGACCAAAGCGTCATCGTTTTCACACTCCACAGTTTCCTTAAATGCCTCGTTTGAGAAGTTTGAATGTGGCTCGTGGGCTTCAACAACAACTGCTCTGGCCCGAGAAAACAACCGGTTGTACTTCGATCTACCCGTGGAGATGATCAAATGTGGCCGTGGAAGCGGCGGAGAGGTCCAAGAACCAACGAGTTTGGGTTTCTTCTTCGACAAGGAAAGAGAAAGTTTACCTTTGAGAAGTGTTCTAAAGACTTCTCGGTCGGAAAGGCAACAAAGGGGTTGTTCGGCTGAGACATCACCGCATCGCCGTGTCAGGTTTTCAACCACGACCTCGGTTTCATGCCCGACTTCACCGCGGTCGTGTATCACCCCACGCTTGCTTAAAGCTAGAGATGACTTCAACACGTTCTTAGCAGCACAGAACGCGTGA
- the LOC106337581 gene encoding uncharacterized protein LOC106337581 isoform X1 has protein sequence MLFVFVFLIVNAMASPQFEIASLRSNFGCIILRDRNQRQNNHDAVFKKNPKKKNKSRLGSPEKPRTGKGNNFSDSTKRNDKRGGASSLVQIWEARLNRSSAGNSSPVHGQATESVQEETNLSAPPIDGESESENESKNNDPTVEVESGALVTVSDPGESKWGRVAEIIRKLKLTAGDNVGAADVLNVKTPKQEKSSFPVVTCSPRLRGRQAFSDLLMRLERDRHRELESLAGRNAVSKFTQRGRLQSMLRLRTLKRGLVIQDRHLSSAKTPDLSRFEFGSTVVNLRERFGANATSEAERKKRQETTLEIERSTESMKPKDTTILLETSSTERLSPRNHKIEEANSRNKETEAKMSYRQLQETTVQEALKRKTDNTSPHTIVTLQEPRTLEKEVANIVESRTYGTHETPFLESQETSFVWEYQEEYEDEQSYYGEMSSDWFTEISRPRTYWEDLRKSRYLEVMNTRSDKDDICRLLERRTVSDFLQSELREKIDKLMISRVQTHPVQRIEEAGKEEQECDIGQGEDEDDEEVRDDLSHTSSQLFAPSPAGSWSSQDIGVSSTPDLSPLHTPQSTEMEIISELRTQILQLQLDMSELRDSVKTCLDVNATLQKSVHRENPLKRKCFVCNESQVETLLYRCGHMCTCLRCANELQCNGGKCPICRAKILDVVRVFLDSST, from the exons ATGTTGTTTGTCTTCGTCTTCTTGATCGTTAACGCAATGGCGTCTCCTCAGTTTGAGATCGCCTCTTTGCGATCTAACTTCGGATGTATCATCCTCAGAGATCGCAACCAAAGGCAGAACAACCACGACGCCGTTTTCAAAAAGAATCCGAAAAAGAAGAACAAAAGCCGTCTTGGGTCGCCGGAGAAACCACGTACCGGCAAAGGAAACAACTTTTCCGACAGCACGAAGAGAAACGACAAACGTGGAGGAGCTTCTTCTCTTGTGCAGATATGGGAGGCGAGGCTGAACCGATCCAGCGCCGGAAACTCATCGCCGGTCCATGGCCAAGCGACAGAGAGCGTTCAAGAAGAAACCAACCTTTCGGCTCCACCCATCGACGGAGAGTCTGAATCCGAGAACGAGTCTAAGAATAATGATCCAACAGTGGAGGTTGAATCCGGTGCTCTCGTTACGGTTTCTGATCCCGGAGAGAGCAAATGGGGCCGGGTCGCTGAGATTATCCGGAAACTGAAGCTAACCGCCGGCGATAACGTCGGTGCCGCCGACGTGCTGAACGTTAAAACGCCGAAGCAGGAGAAAAGTAGTTTTCCGGTGGTTACTTGTTCGCCGCGGCTCCGAGGACGGCAAGCTTTCTCCGATTTGCTTATGCGTTTGGAACGCGACCGTCATCGCGAATTGGAGTCGCTTGCTGGACGCAACGCAGTTTCTAAATTTACTCAACGCGGTCGCCTCCAG TCAATGTTGAGGTTAAGGACTCTCAAACGCGGCCTAGTGATTCAAGACCGTCATCTTTCTAGCGCAAAAACACCTGATCTGAGTCGCTTTGAATTTGGTTCTACAGTTGTTAACCTAAG GGAAAGATTCGGGGCAAACGCCACTTCTGAAGCAGAACGGAAGAAGAGACAAGAAACTACCTTAGAAATAGAGAGAAGTACCGAGAGCATGAAGCCAAAAGACACTACTATTCTTCTAGAAACGTCTTCCACAGAGCGGTTAAGCCCTCGAAACCACAAGATAGAGGAAGCAAACTCACGCAACAAAGAAACCGAAGCAAAGATGAGTTACCGTCAGCTGCAAGAAACCACGGTACAAGAAGCTTTGAAAAGAAAAACTGATAACACAAGCCCCCACACCATCGTAACTCTTCAAGAACCGCGTACACTGGAGAAGGAAGTGGCGAACATTGTGGAAAGCCGTACATATGGAACTCATGAAACACCGTTCCTTGAGTCACAAGAAACGTCGTTTGTATGGGAATATCAAGAAGAGTATGAGGATGAACAATCTTATTACGGAGAAATGAGCAGCGACTGGTTTACTGAAATATCTCGGCCTCGGACTTACTGGGAAGATCTGAGGAAATCGCGCTACTTGGAAGTGATGAACACTCGATCTGACAAAGACGATATATGCAGACTCCTTGAGAG AAGAACAGTATCTGATTTCCTCCAGAGCGAATTGCGAGAGAAGATCGATAAGCTCATGATTTCCCGTGTTCAGACACATCCGGTTCAGAGAATCGAGGAAGCTGGTAAAGAGGAACAAGAATGTGACATAGGCCAAGGAGAAGATGAAGACGACGAAGAAGTCAGAGATGACTTGAGCCACACGTCATCGCAGTTATTTGCCCCATCACCGGCAGGATCATGGAGTTCTCAGGACATAGGAGTTTCTTCCACACCTGACTTATCACCTCTGCACACTCCTCAGTCTACT GAGATGGAGATTATAAGCGAATTGAGAACACAGATTCTACAGCTCCAGCTAGACATGTCGGAGCTACGTGACTCTGTCAAAACGTGTTTGGACGTAAACGCTACCCTTCAAAAGTCAGTTCACCGCGAAAATCCCCTGAAACGCAAATGCTTCGTTTGTAACGAATCGCAAGTTGAAACACTTCTATACAG GTGCGGACACATGTGCACATGCCTAAGATGCGCAAACGAACTACAATGTAATGGCGGGAAATGCCCTATTTGTCGTGCTAAGATTCTAGACGTTGTTCGCGTCTTCCTCGATTCAAGCACCTAA
- the LOC106339329 gene encoding transcription factor GTE1 isoform X1: MSVNVKEEPVLAPNCDVVENSELEVLNGDEESKLEDYGTCVDVITERVNQLEQNVVEVEQFYSTKDGAGQTNTSKSNSGGKKVAMSQPSKCSSAGKEKTRGKHVSSPELMRQFATIIRQIAQQKWAWPFLEPVDVEGLGLDDYHKVIEKPMDLGTIRTKMEGSEYSNVREIYADVRLVFKNAMRYNEEKHDVYVMAESLLEKFEEKWLTIMPKLVEEEKKQAEEEAQDRASKQLAVEAAQAEKARDLSNELYEIDQELEKLREIVVQKCRKLSTQEKKGLSAALGRLSPEDLSKALKMVSEGNPHFPAGAPEVELDIDLQSDVTLWRLKVFVQEALKAANKSSGGGTNAQNNNNGGEMNKTAAKRRREITEAIKANKVKKAKKA, encoded by the exons ATGTCCGTAAACGTCAAG GAGGAACCTGTGCTTGCCCCTAACTGCGATGTCGTCGAGAACTCAGAGCTCGAAGTTCTCAACGGAGATGAGGAGAGTAAGCTTGAGGATTATGGGACTTGTGTAGATGTTATAACCGAGAGAGTCAATCAG CTTGAGCAAAATGTAGTGGAGGTTGAACAGTTTTACTCCACCAAAGACGGAGCAGGTCAAACGAACACTTCCAAGAGTAACTCCGGCGGTAAAAAAGTTGCTATGTCTCAACCCTCCAAGTGTAGCTCCGCTGGGAAAGAGAAAACAAGAGGCAAACATGTTTCCAGCCCTGAACTTATGCGTCAGTTTGCAACCATTATTCGTCAG ATTGCTCAACAAAAATGGGCGTGGCCGTTTTTGGAACCTGTTGATGTTGAAGGGCTAGGACTCGATGATTATCACAAG GTTATAGAGAAGCCAATGGATTTGGGAACTATTAGAACCAAAATGGAGGGTTCGGAGTATAGCAATGTCCGGGAGATATATGCTGATGTCAGGCTAGTTTTCAAGAACGCGATGAGATATAACGAAGAGAAGCATGATGTCTATGTGATGGCTGAATCTCTCTTGGAGAAGTTTGAGGAGAAATGGCTTACCATTATGCCTAAACTCGTCGAAGAG GAAAAGAAACAAGCAGAGGAAGAGGCTCAGGATCGTGCTAGTAAGCAGCTTGCTGTGGAGGCTGCTCAAGCAGAGAAGGCTAGAGATTTAAGCAACGAA CTGTATGAGATTGATCAGGAGCTTGAGAAACTCAGGGAGATAGTGGTTCAGAAATGCAG AAAGCTCTCCACTCAAGAGAAGAAGGGACTTTCTGCAGCTTTAGGTCGACTCTCTCCTGAGGATCTGTCCAAGGCGCTGAAAATGGTTTCAGAGGGCAACCCGCATTTCCCTGCTGGAGCACCAGAAGTGGAGCTTGACATTGATCTTCAG AGTGATGTAACTTTGTGGAGGCTGAAGGTGTTTGTGCAAGAAGCACTGAAAGCAGCTAACAAAAGCTCTGGAGGAGGAACAAACGCACAAAACAACAATAATGGTGGAGAGATGAACAAGACCGCTGCGAAAAGAAGGAGAGAGATCACTGAAGCTATTAAAGCTAATAAAGTTAAAAAAGCCAAGAAGGCTTGA
- the LOC106339329 gene encoding transcription factor GTE1 isoform X2, translated as MEEPVLAPNCDVVENSELEVLNGDEESKLEDYGTCVDVITERVNQLEQNVVEVEQFYSTKDGAGQTNTSKSNSGGKKVAMSQPSKCSSAGKEKTRGKHVSSPELMRQFATIIRQIAQQKWAWPFLEPVDVEGLGLDDYHKVIEKPMDLGTIRTKMEGSEYSNVREIYADVRLVFKNAMRYNEEKHDVYVMAESLLEKFEEKWLTIMPKLVEEEKKQAEEEAQDRASKQLAVEAAQAEKARDLSNELYEIDQELEKLREIVVQKCRKLSTQEKKGLSAALGRLSPEDLSKALKMVSEGNPHFPAGAPEVELDIDLQSDVTLWRLKVFVQEALKAANKSSGGGTNAQNNNNGGEMNKTAAKRRREITEAIKANKVKKAKKA; from the exons ATG GAGGAACCTGTGCTTGCCCCTAACTGCGATGTCGTCGAGAACTCAGAGCTCGAAGTTCTCAACGGAGATGAGGAGAGTAAGCTTGAGGATTATGGGACTTGTGTAGATGTTATAACCGAGAGAGTCAATCAG CTTGAGCAAAATGTAGTGGAGGTTGAACAGTTTTACTCCACCAAAGACGGAGCAGGTCAAACGAACACTTCCAAGAGTAACTCCGGCGGTAAAAAAGTTGCTATGTCTCAACCCTCCAAGTGTAGCTCCGCTGGGAAAGAGAAAACAAGAGGCAAACATGTTTCCAGCCCTGAACTTATGCGTCAGTTTGCAACCATTATTCGTCAG ATTGCTCAACAAAAATGGGCGTGGCCGTTTTTGGAACCTGTTGATGTTGAAGGGCTAGGACTCGATGATTATCACAAG GTTATAGAGAAGCCAATGGATTTGGGAACTATTAGAACCAAAATGGAGGGTTCGGAGTATAGCAATGTCCGGGAGATATATGCTGATGTCAGGCTAGTTTTCAAGAACGCGATGAGATATAACGAAGAGAAGCATGATGTCTATGTGATGGCTGAATCTCTCTTGGAGAAGTTTGAGGAGAAATGGCTTACCATTATGCCTAAACTCGTCGAAGAG GAAAAGAAACAAGCAGAGGAAGAGGCTCAGGATCGTGCTAGTAAGCAGCTTGCTGTGGAGGCTGCTCAAGCAGAGAAGGCTAGAGATTTAAGCAACGAA CTGTATGAGATTGATCAGGAGCTTGAGAAACTCAGGGAGATAGTGGTTCAGAAATGCAG AAAGCTCTCCACTCAAGAGAAGAAGGGACTTTCTGCAGCTTTAGGTCGACTCTCTCCTGAGGATCTGTCCAAGGCGCTGAAAATGGTTTCAGAGGGCAACCCGCATTTCCCTGCTGGAGCACCAGAAGTGGAGCTTGACATTGATCTTCAG AGTGATGTAACTTTGTGGAGGCTGAAGGTGTTTGTGCAAGAAGCACTGAAAGCAGCTAACAAAAGCTCTGGAGGAGGAACAAACGCACAAAACAACAATAATGGTGGAGAGATGAACAAGACCGCTGCGAAAAGAAGGAGAGAGATCACTGAAGCTATTAAAGCTAATAAAGTTAAAAAAGCCAAGAAGGCTTGA